In Duganella zoogloeoides, a single genomic region encodes these proteins:
- a CDS encoding methyl-accepting chemotaxis protein: MNAFKQLKIGTQLSLGFGMVTALMLLLAAVSIFGVTAINNAFKQQDKINTEHLDPLVETREALAQTGLAARNAFIFNDKAQAAKELAILDEQKAIYLKALEKMTPAFAGNAQFDKVRTGLLTMAQELNKPRKFREADEMEAYGKFLVNECSPLRRQIVADMAVLLDAAQKESLAASDLSEQRAESARFWTIALAVTAFILSIAVTAIIKHVLLRQLGGEPAYATKVASQIAHGDLAVKVNVKSGDQSSLLYEIKSMRDSLAAIVGKVREGTHAIDTASSEIAAGNEDMSNRTAHQASSLEKVATAMEELTSTVRQNASNAQQANTLAQTASSVSEQGGVVMQQVTDTMESINESSKKIVDIISVIDGIAFQTNILALNAAVEAARAGEQGRGFAVVATEVRNLAQRSASAAKEIKALIDDSVTKVGSGTELVSKAGITMQEVVISVKRVTEIMSEISVASAEQSIGIEQVNGAIGEMDGMTQQNSALVEEASAAAHALDQQASALTEVVGVFKLDSDTATVRSVAQRPSAPQRSTNLRLARG; this comes from the coding sequence CAAGCAGCAGGACAAAATCAACACTGAACACCTCGATCCGCTGGTGGAAACGCGCGAAGCACTGGCGCAAACCGGCCTGGCTGCGCGCAACGCCTTCATCTTCAACGACAAGGCGCAGGCAGCCAAGGAACTGGCCATCCTCGACGAGCAAAAGGCGATCTACCTGAAAGCGCTGGAAAAAATGACGCCTGCCTTTGCCGGCAACGCCCAGTTCGACAAGGTGCGCACCGGCTTGCTGACCATGGCCCAGGAACTGAACAAGCCGCGCAAGTTCCGCGAGGCCGATGAGATGGAGGCTTACGGCAAGTTCCTGGTCAACGAGTGCAGCCCGCTGCGGCGCCAGATCGTGGCCGACATGGCGGTGCTGCTCGACGCCGCCCAGAAGGAATCCCTGGCAGCGAGCGATTTGTCGGAACAGCGCGCCGAAAGCGCCCGTTTCTGGACCATCGCCCTGGCCGTCACCGCGTTCATTCTCAGCATTGCAGTTACCGCGATCATCAAGCACGTGCTACTGCGCCAGTTGGGCGGCGAACCGGCTTATGCCACCAAGGTGGCCAGCCAGATCGCCCATGGCGACCTGGCCGTGAAGGTGAACGTCAAGTCCGGCGACCAGAGCAGCCTGCTCTATGAAATCAAGAGCATGCGCGACAGCCTGGCCGCCATCGTCGGCAAGGTGCGCGAAGGGACGCACGCCATCGACACCGCCTCGAGCGAAATTGCCGCCGGCAACGAAGACATGTCGAACCGCACCGCGCACCAGGCCTCGTCGCTGGAAAAAGTGGCCACCGCGATGGAAGAGCTGACCTCCACCGTGCGCCAGAATGCCAGCAATGCCCAGCAGGCCAACACCCTGGCGCAGACCGCTTCGTCGGTGTCGGAACAGGGCGGCGTGGTGATGCAGCAGGTGACCGACACCATGGAATCGATCAACGAGTCGTCGAAAAAAATCGTCGACATCATTTCCGTCATCGACGGCATCGCCTTCCAGACCAATATCCTGGCGCTGAACGCGGCAGTCGAAGCGGCCCGGGCCGGCGAGCAGGGGCGCGGCTTTGCCGTGGTGGCGACCGAGGTGCGCAACCTGGCCCAGCGGTCGGCCTCGGCCGCCAAGGAAATCAAGGCGCTGATCGACGATTCCGTCACCAAAGTGGGCAGCGGCACCGAGCTGGTGTCCAAGGCCGGCATCACCATGCAGGAGGTGGTTATCAGCGTCAAGCGCGTGACCGAGATCATGAGCGAGATCAGCGTGGCCAGCGCCGAGCAGAGCATCGGTATCGAACAGGTGAACGGCGCCATCGGCGAAATGGACGGCATGACCCAGCAGAACTCGGCGCTGGTGGAAGAAGCTTCGGCAGCCGCCCATGCGCTCGATCAGCAGGCGTCGGCGTTGACCGAGGTGGTGGGAGTGTTCAAGCTGGACAGCGACACCGCCACCGTGCGCTCGGTAGCGCAGCGCCCCAGCGCACCGCAGCGCAGCACCAACCTGCGCCTGGCGCGCGGCTAG
- the corA gene encoding magnesium/cobalt transporter CorA: MINVFVLQNGRLNQVPIDTREDLVNAEPVWVDLTDPTDDERLWVKTIYGVTLPGEDEVKDIEASARYYEAENGDLHLRTDFLLEEDDGPSRVITVAFILARKMLFSVHTDDLPVFRLVRMRARSRPGSIGDYMDVLLDLYATDAEYSADALEGIYLSLEEVSGRVLQKHFTDDDAAAALNSIAREEDLNGRIRRNMMDTRRAVSFLMRGRLLNADQFEEARQILRDIESLDGHTSFLFDKINFLMDATVGFININQNKIIKIFSVASVAFLPPTLIASIYGMNFKWLPELEWQAGYPFALALMVTSAIAPFWYFRRRGWLK, from the coding sequence ATGATTAATGTTTTCGTTCTCCAGAATGGCCGGCTCAACCAGGTACCGATCGACACGCGCGAAGACCTGGTCAACGCCGAGCCGGTGTGGGTCGACCTGACCGACCCGACGGATGACGAGCGGCTATGGGTCAAGACCATTTATGGCGTGACCCTGCCGGGCGAAGATGAAGTCAAGGATATCGAAGCATCGGCGCGCTACTACGAAGCGGAAAACGGCGACCTGCACCTGCGCACCGACTTTCTGCTGGAAGAAGACGACGGCCCGTCGCGCGTGATCACGGTCGCGTTCATCCTGGCGCGCAAGATGCTGTTCTCGGTCCATACCGACGATTTGCCGGTGTTCCGCCTGGTGCGCATGCGCGCCCGTTCGCGGCCCGGCTCGATCGGCGATTACATGGACGTGCTGCTGGACCTGTACGCGACCGACGCCGAGTACTCGGCCGACGCGCTCGAAGGCATTTATCTGAGCCTGGAAGAAGTGAGCGGCCGCGTGTTGCAAAAACACTTCACCGATGATGACGCGGCTGCAGCGCTGAACTCGATCGCGCGCGAGGAAGACTTGAACGGCCGCATCCGCCGCAACATGATGGATACCCGCCGTGCAGTCAGTTTCCTGATGCGCGGACGCCTGCTCAACGCCGACCAGTTCGAGGAAGCGCGGCAGATTTTGCGCGACATCGAATCGCTGGACGGCCACACGTCGTTCCTGTTCGACAAGATCAACTTCCTGATGGACGCCACGGTCGGCTTCATCAACATCAACCAGAACAAGATCATCAAGATCTTCTCGGTGGCCAGCGTGGCCTTCCTGCCGCCGACCCTGATCGCCTCGATCTACGGCATGAACTTCAAGTGGCTGCCGGAACTGGAGTGGCAGGCCGGCTACCCGTTCGCGCTGGCCCTGATGGTCACCAGCGCGATCGCGCCGTTCTGGTACTTCCGCCGGCGGGGCTGGCTGAAGTAA
- the mtgA gene encoding monofunctional biosynthetic peptidoglycan transglycosylase — protein MKAAKKSPRPAAARGRFGWVKWVFIVPVVLVLVVQVYFFLQIWWWVDHNPGMTSFMREQESVLQDKNPKAEIRQTWVPYNRISNNLKRAIIASEDANFSEHEGVDWEALQKAYEKNNKKRKVVAGGSTITQQLAKNLFLSGSRSYVRKGQELVITYMLETLMDKRRIFEIYLNVVEFGTGTFGAEAASRHYYRTSAANLSAGQAARLAVMLPNPRYYDKHRDTSYLNRRTSTILARMNAVEVP, from the coding sequence ATGAAGGCGGCCAAAAAATCGCCCAGGCCTGCTGCGGCACGCGGCCGGTTCGGCTGGGTCAAGTGGGTGTTCATCGTGCCGGTGGTGCTGGTACTGGTGGTGCAGGTATATTTCTTCCTGCAAATCTGGTGGTGGGTCGATCACAACCCGGGCATGACCAGCTTCATGCGCGAGCAGGAATCGGTGCTGCAGGATAAAAATCCCAAGGCCGAAATCCGCCAGACCTGGGTGCCGTACAACCGCATCTCGAACAACCTCAAGCGCGCCATTATCGCCTCGGAAGACGCCAATTTTTCCGAGCACGAGGGTGTCGATTGGGAGGCCTTGCAAAAGGCCTACGAGAAAAACAACAAGAAACGCAAGGTGGTGGCGGGCGGCTCCACCATTACCCAGCAACTGGCCAAGAACCTGTTCCTGTCCGGCTCGCGCAGCTACGTGCGCAAGGGCCAGGAACTGGTGATCACGTACATGCTGGAAACCCTGATGGACAAGCGCCGCATCTTTGAAATTTATTTGAACGTGGTGGAGTTCGGCACCGGCACCTTTGGCGCGGAAGCGGCGTCGCGCCATTATTACCGCACCAGCGCAGCCAACCTCAGCGCCGGCCAGGCGGCCCGGCTGGCGGTAATGCTGCCCAATCCGCGCTACTACGACAAGCACCGCGATACCAGCTACCTGAACCGCCGTACGTCCACCATTCTGGCCCGCATGAACGCCGTAGAGGTGCCGTGA
- the aroE gene encoding shikimate dehydrogenase: MTATPAPADRYCVFGNPIAHSKSPDIHAAYAAQTGHAVQYEKRLAPVDGFAAAVHAFIAEGGKGANVTVPFKLEAVKVANALTIRAQAAGAVNTLHFTEDGIIGDNTDGAGLVADIVGNAGMQIGGRRVLLLGAGGAARGVVLPILEHRPAQLVIANRTVATAQALADQFAALGGDGVVSACGYADLDAAFDLVINATAASLSAELPPVPATVFAPGALALDMMYGKEPTVFLQFAASHGAAVRDGLGMLVEQAAEAFAVWRGVHPDTAPVLQSLRAQL, translated from the coding sequence ATGACAGCCACCCCGGCGCCAGCGGACCGCTACTGCGTGTTCGGCAATCCGATTGCCCATAGCAAATCCCCCGACATCCACGCCGCCTACGCGGCCCAGACCGGCCACGCCGTGCAGTACGAAAAACGGCTGGCGCCGGTGGACGGCTTTGCCGCCGCCGTGCACGCCTTTATCGCCGAGGGCGGCAAGGGCGCCAACGTTACCGTGCCGTTCAAGCTCGAAGCCGTCAAAGTGGCGAATGCCCTGACCATCCGCGCGCAGGCCGCCGGCGCCGTCAACACCCTGCACTTCACCGAAGACGGCATCATCGGCGACAACACCGATGGCGCCGGCCTGGTGGCCGATATCGTCGGTAACGCCGGCATGCAGATCGGTGGCCGCCGGGTGCTGCTGCTGGGCGCCGGTGGCGCCGCGCGCGGCGTGGTGTTGCCGATCCTCGAACACCGTCCCGCGCAGCTGGTCATCGCCAACCGCACCGTGGCCACGGCCCAGGCGCTGGCCGACCAGTTTGCCGCGCTGGGCGGAGACGGCGTGGTATCGGCCTGCGGCTACGCCGACCTCGATGCCGCGTTCGACCTGGTGATCAACGCCACGGCCGCCAGCCTCTCTGCGGAATTGCCGCCGGTGCCAGCCACCGTGTTTGCCCCGGGCGCACTGGCGCTGGACATGATGTATGGCAAGGAGCCGACCGTGTTCCTGCAATTTGCCGCCAGCCATGGCGCGGCCGTGCGCGACGGCCTGGGCATGCTGGTGGAGCAGGCGGCCGAGGCGTTTGCCGTGTGGCGCGGCGTCCATCCCGACACCGCGCCGGTGTTGCAGTCGCTGCGTGCGCAGCTATGA
- a CDS encoding energy transducer TonB produces the protein MKFIQHNRFLAIAIAVSLLAHAALLALRFVAPPPTPVKPTDPGLEVILVNAKHKNPPLKAEALAQANLDGGGTVDKGRSKSPLPDMRKMETGDSIVATQRRIAALEEQQRNLLNQVRRKDPFAVPKVTEDTKPDPLASGSDLLESSKAIARRAAEISETIEDQNKRPRKTFLSPSTRGVGYAMYYKTLQKRIEDVGTLNFPQKNGRKLYGQLVLSIPVFQDGTIYDKEGGIEVTTSSKNPALDQAAIDIVRRAAPFGKFPANMRSSDRDDLWVIVTTFRFTRDDKLEADMLGGAK, from the coding sequence GTGAAGTTCATACAACACAATCGTTTCCTGGCCATCGCGATCGCGGTGTCGCTGCTGGCGCATGCCGCGTTGCTGGCCCTGCGCTTTGTTGCGCCGCCGCCCACCCCGGTCAAACCCACCGATCCGGGCCTGGAAGTCATCCTGGTCAACGCCAAGCACAAGAACCCGCCGCTCAAGGCCGAGGCGCTGGCGCAGGCCAATCTCGATGGCGGCGGCACGGTGGACAAGGGCCGGTCCAAGTCGCCGCTGCCCGACATGCGCAAGATGGAAACCGGCGACAGCATCGTCGCCACCCAGCGCCGCATTGCCGCGCTGGAAGAGCAGCAGCGCAACCTGCTCAACCAGGTCAGGCGCAAGGACCCGTTTGCGGTACCGAAGGTGACCGAAGACACCAAGCCCGATCCGCTGGCCAGCGGCTCGGACCTGCTCGAATCGAGCAAGGCGATTGCCCGCCGCGCCGCCGAAATCAGCGAAACCATCGAAGACCAGAACAAGCGCCCGCGCAAGACGTTCCTGAGTCCCAGCACCCGGGGCGTGGGCTACGCCATGTATTACAAGACCCTGCAAAAGCGCATCGAGGACGTCGGTACGCTGAATTTCCCGCAAAAAAACGGCCGCAAGCTGTACGGCCAGCTGGTGCTGTCGATTCCCGTATTTCAGGATGGCACCATCTATGACAAGGAAGGCGGGATCGAAGTGACCACCAGCTCGAAGAACCCGGCGCTGGACCAGGCGGCAATCGATATCGTCCGGCGCGCCGCGCCGTTCGGCAAGTTCCCGGCCAATATGCGCTCGAGCGACCGCGACGACCTGTGGGTCATCGTCACCACCTTCAGATTCACCCGCGACGATAAACTGGAAGCCGACATGCTCGGCGGAGCAAAATAA
- a CDS encoding efflux RND transporter periplasmic adaptor subunit, which yields MEDTQQGGPDPLATLLDMAHRARHVGARVELDFLAVNGSHALAPYRQAALWFEDRKVCALSGVVQIEANAPYVQWLERLCKAAPAGALTAADFDGDVAAQWTEWLPAYALWLPLPATDGLLQAPRGGLLLARDTPWQAHDIALLTEWCDVLRHAYAAVTKPAPWSPFALKSRWRQRMAQEQSAALPWWRRRKVQIALGVAAVLCLPVRLTILAPGELVPANPAAIRSPLEGVIERFHVKPNQLVKQGQPLLDFDQAQLESRYQVASQALATAEAEYRQSLQQALTDNRSKALLSSLQGKIEERRAESEFLHGQAERARIVAPRDGIALFDDPSEWVGRPVMTGERIMRIATPGDVEVEAWLGVGDAIPLEEGADTSLYLGASPLQPVTARVRYVSYEAQPRPDGSYAYRVRATLDGATTHRVGLKGTVKLTGRWVPAAYWIMRRPLAAMRQVAGL from the coding sequence ATGGAAGATACGCAACAAGGCGGTCCCGATCCGCTGGCCACACTGCTCGACATGGCACACCGCGCGCGCCATGTCGGCGCGCGGGTCGAACTCGATTTCCTGGCGGTGAACGGCAGCCATGCGCTGGCGCCGTATCGCCAGGCCGCGCTGTGGTTCGAGGACCGCAAGGTGTGCGCGCTGTCGGGCGTGGTGCAGATCGAAGCGAACGCGCCCTATGTGCAGTGGCTGGAGCGCCTGTGCAAGGCGGCGCCGGCCGGCGCGTTGACCGCCGCCGATTTTGACGGCGACGTGGCGGCGCAATGGACCGAGTGGCTACCGGCCTATGCGCTGTGGTTGCCGCTGCCGGCCACCGACGGCCTGTTGCAGGCGCCGCGCGGCGGCTTGCTGCTGGCGCGCGACACGCCGTGGCAGGCGCACGACATCGCGCTGCTGACCGAATGGTGCGATGTGCTGCGCCATGCGTATGCGGCAGTGACAAAGCCGGCGCCGTGGTCGCCGTTCGCGCTGAAGTCGCGCTGGCGCCAGCGCATGGCGCAGGAACAGAGCGCGGCCTTGCCCTGGTGGCGGCGGCGCAAGGTGCAGATTGCGCTGGGCGTGGCGGCGGTGTTATGCCTGCCCGTGCGGCTGACCATCCTGGCGCCCGGCGAACTGGTGCCGGCCAACCCGGCTGCCATCCGCTCGCCGCTCGAAGGCGTGATCGAGCGCTTCCACGTCAAACCCAACCAGTTGGTGAAGCAGGGCCAGCCGCTGCTGGACTTCGACCAGGCCCAGCTCGAAAGCCGCTACCAGGTGGCCAGCCAGGCGCTGGCCACGGCTGAAGCGGAATACCGCCAGTCGCTGCAACAGGCGCTGACCGACAACCGGTCGAAAGCATTGCTGTCTTCGCTGCAAGGCAAGATCGAAGAGCGCCGCGCGGAAAGCGAATTTTTGCATGGCCAGGCCGAACGCGCGCGCATCGTCGCCCCGCGCGACGGCATCGCCCTGTTCGACGATCCCAGCGAATGGGTCGGCCGGCCCGTCATGACCGGCGAACGCATCATGCGCATCGCCACGCCCGGCGACGTCGAGGTGGAAGCATGGCTCGGCGTGGGCGATGCCATCCCGCTGGAGGAGGGCGCCGACACCAGCCTGTACCTGGGCGCCAGCCCGCTGCAGCCGGTGACGGCGCGGGTGCGCTACGTCTCGTACGAAGCGCAGCCGCGTCCCGACGGCAGCTACGCCTACCGCGTCCGCGCCACGCTCGACGGCGCCACCACGCACCGGGTGGGCCTCAAGGGCACGGTCAAGCTGACCGGCCGCTGGGTGCCGGCGGCGTACTGGATCATGCGCCGGCCGCTGGCCGCCATGCGCCAGGTGGCGGGACTGTAA